The following are from one region of the Desulfosalsimonas propionicica genome:
- a CDS encoding SDR family NAD(P)-dependent oxidoreductase, which yields MEQSAFSLDGKVALITGGSRGIGRATAVAFAKAGADVIVTSRKISDLEEVAAEVEKHGRRSLAVAAHVGRMDQIRDLVEKVVAEFGRIDILVNNAGTSIAAMAIDVEEKAWDALMNINLKGAFFLSQAVAGIMKEKGGGTIINVSSINGFSPAVPTCTYAISKAALVMATKALAKEWADFNIRVNAVAPGAVETRLLNAIWHDKSEDEARQVKASLSESIPLKRIGEPDEIANVMIFLASGASSYVTGQTIIADGGALI from the coding sequence ATGGAGCAGTCCGCATTTTCTCTGGATGGAAAGGTGGCATTAATTACCGGCGGCAGCCGTGGAATCGGCAGAGCAACAGCCGTTGCTTTCGCCAAAGCCGGTGCAGATGTAATCGTGACCAGCCGGAAAATATCGGATCTGGAGGAGGTGGCCGCGGAGGTGGAAAAACATGGCCGGCGATCTTTGGCCGTGGCCGCACATGTGGGGCGGATGGATCAGATCCGGGACCTGGTTGAAAAAGTTGTGGCAGAGTTCGGCCGAATCGACATTCTGGTCAACAATGCCGGAACCAGCATTGCCGCCATGGCCATTGATGTGGAGGAAAAGGCCTGGGATGCGCTGATGAATATCAATCTCAAGGGCGCTTTTTTCCTGAGCCAGGCAGTGGCCGGGATTATGAAGGAAAAGGGCGGGGGGACGATCATAAACGTTTCTTCCATCAACGGTTTCAGCCCTGCGGTTCCCACCTGCACCTATGCCATCAGCAAAGCCGCCCTGGTTATGGCCACAAAGGCGCTGGCCAAGGAGTGGGCGGATTTTAACATCCGGGTCAATGCCGTTGCTCCCGGTGCGGTGGAAACCCGCCTGCTCAATGCCATCTGGCATGACAAAAGCGAGGATGAGGCAAGGCAGGTCAAGGCATCCTTATCCGAAAGCATCCCCCTTAAAAGAATCGGCGAGCCCGATGAAATCGCAAATGTCATGATTTTTTTGGCATCCGGGGCATCAAGCTATGTGACCGGCCAAACCATTATCGCAGACGGCGGGGCCCTGATATAA
- a CDS encoding class I adenylate-forming enzyme family protein produces the protein METELRKKHFNNQWKLPLLPDYIMRWADLTPESDCIVFADTGRVISYQEFDRLSDLYAMRLKKMGIKKEDIVVTQFLAVPEFYLLVYGCLKAGAIISPLDVKQQAGEVIRDLDKIEPKAFFCLGKTHIRDFSEVAAEVKGNCPYVDHIVQLSSTADGTDIIEGAQDFNKLFDENTLAELGSDDALVNELRSDYDALSPRDPALIIFTTGTTGAPKPALMSHLSIMTNNAVFSRGVGLYGTDYRFLNIMPTSHVAGTAQGPMTAWFCGGAIITVSMFEPAKALAAVEKYKATFFGGVPTMFRMVWALPDYKDYDLSSLRYSLYGGSAVDTAFLKEMAKMSPTFGTALGMTECSGYFTCTPKGISVEEMAGQVGQFYPELAMVTIREPMNEDRTAGQQLQDGQAGEICVQGDVVFSGYYNNPEATAKTISREGILYTGDMGYLQNMGSYKALVFSGRRKFVIKPKGYLVFPDEVADFLARHPDIAEAQVVGVPHKMYEDGVFAFVRPRSGETINTQAVFDYCKGMASYKRPIHIEVWPADEQFPLNKTGKVDAMALIEKARSITEQLRQKGGWDAA, from the coding sequence ATGGAAACCGAACTCAGAAAAAAACATTTTAACAACCAGTGGAAATTGCCCCTGCTTCCGGACTATATCATGCGCTGGGCGGATCTGACGCCTGAAAGTGACTGCATCGTCTTTGCTGACACCGGACGGGTCATCAGTTATCAGGAGTTTGACCGCTTAAGCGACCTGTATGCCATGCGCCTGAAAAAAATGGGGATCAAAAAGGAAGACATTGTGGTCACCCAGTTTCTGGCTGTGCCTGAATTTTACCTGCTGGTATACGGGTGCCTGAAAGCCGGGGCCATTATTTCCCCGCTGGATGTAAAACAACAGGCCGGTGAAGTGATCCGGGATCTTGACAAAATTGAGCCAAAAGCGTTTTTCTGCCTGGGCAAAACCCACATCCGCGATTTTTCAGAAGTTGCCGCGGAAGTAAAGGGAAACTGCCCGTATGTGGACCATATTGTCCAATTGTCGTCCACGGCAGACGGCACTGACATCATTGAAGGGGCGCAGGATTTTAACAAACTCTTTGATGAAAACACTCTGGCTGAATTGGGCAGCGATGATGCACTGGTCAATGAATTGCGAAGCGACTATGATGCCCTCTCCCCCCGTGATCCCGCCCTGATTATCTTTACCACCGGCACCACCGGCGCGCCCAAGCCGGCACTCATGTCCCATTTGAGCATAATGACAAACAATGCCGTATTTTCCAGGGGCGTCGGGCTATACGGCACTGATTACCGTTTTCTAAACATCATGCCCACCAGCCATGTGGCCGGCACAGCCCAGGGTCCCATGACAGCCTGGTTCTGCGGCGGGGCCATTATAACCGTAAGCATGTTTGAACCCGCCAAGGCCCTGGCTGCGGTGGAAAAGTACAAGGCCACATTTTTCGGCGGGGTTCCCACCATGTTCAGAATGGTCTGGGCGCTTCCGGACTACAAGGATTACGACTTAAGCAGCCTCAGATATTCTCTTTACGGCGGAAGCGCCGTAGACACGGCCTTTTTAAAAGAAATGGCCAAAATGTCGCCCACGTTTGGAACAGCCCTGGGAATGACGGAATGTTCCGGTTATTTTACATGCACGCCAAAGGGGATTTCCGTGGAAGAAATGGCCGGCCAGGTGGGCCAGTTTTACCCGGAACTGGCCATGGTGACCATCAGGGAACCAATGAATGAAGACCGCACGGCCGGTCAGCAACTCCAGGACGGCCAGGCCGGAGAAATATGCGTCCAGGGCGACGTGGTGTTTTCAGGCTATTACAACAATCCTGAGGCGACCGCCAAAACCATATCCAGAGAGGGCATCCTTTATACCGGGGACATGGGTTATCTGCAAAACATGGGCAGTTATAAGGCCCTTGTTTTTTCAGGCCGGCGCAAGTTCGTCATCAAGCCCAAAGGCTATCTGGTCTTTCCCGATGAAGTGGCTGACTTTCTGGCCCGGCATCCGGATATCGCCGAGGCTCAGGTGGTGGGCGTGCCGCACAAAATGTATGAGGACGGGGTATTTGCCTTTGTCCGGCCCAGATCCGGCGAAACAATCAATACCCAGGCCGTGTTTGATTACTGCAAAGGCATGGCCTCATATAAACGACCCATTCACATCGAAGTCTGGCCGGCTGACGAGCAATTTCCCTTAAACAAGACAGGAAAAGTCGATGCCATGGCCCTTATTGAAAAGGCCCGGTCCATCACTGAACAACTGCGGCAAAAAGGCGGCTGGGACGCAGCATAA
- a CDS encoding carboxymuconolactone decarboxylase family protein: MSESQVALNKNRAKNLGRFAEVMPETAKQIKAQMDEAYKDGALDTKTKRLMAMAVALGAGCRNCVLGHAMGALDKGATKEEILETLAVVTSMRGTTGVAESLRVIQLLDELEML, from the coding sequence ATGTCGGAAAGTCAGGTGGCGCTCAACAAGAACCGCGCAAAAAACCTCGGCCGGTTTGCTGAAGTCATGCCGGAGACTGCAAAACAGATCAAGGCCCAGATGGACGAGGCCTACAAGGACGGGGCCCTTGACACCAAGACCAAGCGACTCATGGCCATGGCCGTGGCCCTCGGCGCCGGATGCAGAAACTGCGTGCTGGGCCACGCCATGGGTGCCCTGGATAAAGGGGCTACCAAGGAAGAAATCCTGGAGACCCTGGCGGTGGTCACCAGTATGAGAGGCACTACCGGGGTGGCCGAATCCCTGCGGGTTATCCAGTTGCTCGACGAACTCGAAATGCTGTAG
- a CDS encoding NifB/NifX family molybdenum-iron cluster-binding protein has protein sequence MKIAVSSKGQSLQDGLDPSFGRCPGFVVFDTDTQNTSFLDNSRQQDLAQGAGIQAAQMVSNAGVDVLISGKIGPKAMEALSQSRMQIFSSSAATVHEAIEAWHRNALSPVSTATSQPGGGQGLGGGGGGRGQGPAQGGQGKGGGGRGRGPGQGGQGMGGGAKGKGPGQGGRGKGGGGKGGMR, from the coding sequence ATGAAAATCGCAGTCAGTTCCAAAGGACAATCCCTGCAAGACGGGTTAGATCCCAGTTTTGGTCGATGCCCGGGTTTTGTTGTCTTTGACACAGACACACAGAACACGTCATTTCTGGACAATTCCCGGCAGCAGGACCTGGCCCAGGGCGCGGGCATTCAAGCCGCTCAAATGGTGAGCAATGCCGGTGTGGATGTGCTCATTTCCGGAAAAATCGGTCCCAAGGCCATGGAGGCCCTGAGCCAAAGCCGAATGCAGATTTTCAGCAGCTCGGCAGCCACGGTTCATGAGGCCATTGAAGCCTGGCACCGCAATGCGCTTTCTCCCGTATCCACGGCAACCAGCCAACCCGGAGGCGGCCAGGGCCTGGGCGGCGGCGGCGGCGGCCGCGGTCAGGGCCCCGCCCAGGGCGGACAGGGCAAAGGCGGCGGCGGCCGGGGCCGCGGGCCGGGACAAGGCGGACAGGGTATGGGCGGCGGCGCCAAAGGCAAGGGGCCGGGCCAGGGCGGCCGGGGAAAAGGCGGCGGCGGCAAGGGCGGAATGCGTTAA
- a CDS encoding vitamin B12 dependent methionine synthase codes for MQILDNFQPQINTAEIRKRLHLSADSPEWQSVENTVQEVAGLIRPKCAYKECHVDQKDDKSVTVEGVRFQSRVLRKNLEAARRVFPFVITIGAQLEETAAAQSDYLEQYYLDTIANVALQDAIQSVCARLREQYHLEKLSYMNVGSLEDWPLSQQRPLFSLLGDVEEAIGVRLSSSMLMHPSKSESGIFFPTEVSFFNCQLCPRKDCSSRKAAFDREMALEYGVAE; via the coding sequence ATGCAGATTTTGGACAATTTTCAGCCGCAGATCAATACCGCGGAAATCAGAAAAAGGCTGCACCTGAGTGCTGACAGCCCTGAATGGCAGAGCGTGGAAAATACGGTTCAGGAGGTTGCCGGCCTTATCCGGCCCAAGTGTGCTTACAAAGAGTGCCATGTTGACCAAAAAGACGATAAGAGCGTAACCGTGGAAGGTGTGCGTTTTCAAAGCCGGGTCCTGAGAAAAAACCTGGAAGCCGCCCGGCGGGTCTTTCCCTTTGTCATCACCATCGGTGCTCAGCTCGAGGAAACGGCCGCGGCGCAGAGCGATTATCTCGAACAATATTATTTGGACACCATCGCCAATGTGGCCCTCCAGGATGCGATCCAAAGCGTGTGCGCCCGGCTCCGGGAGCAATATCATCTGGAAAAGCTGTCTTATATGAACGTGGGCTCGCTTGAAGACTGGCCCCTTTCCCAGCAGCGGCCCCTGTTTTCCCTTCTGGGCGATGTGGAGGAGGCCATCGGCGTGCGGCTGTCATCGAGCATGCTCATGCATCCGTCAAAATCCGAATCCGGGATTTTTTTCCCCACAGAAGTCAGCTTTTTTAATTGTCAGCTGTGTCCGCGAAAGGACTGCTCTTCCCGAAAAGCGGCCTTTGACAGGGAAATGGCCCTTGAGTACGGGGTTGCGGAATAA